In a single window of the Funiculus sociatus GB2-C1 genome:
- a CDS encoding NYN domain-containing protein, with product MPRPSPQAVLLVDGYNVIGLWSYLQETRDRDGLEYARKALVEALVNYSAYKGFDTQVVFDAQYQDTRGYCEPVTNVLSVYYTDFGQTADTYIEKACASYSRNFSRNSPRLIVATSDRAQQLTVVGYGAECMSALQLSYDVESTANCLRRRNKPKKKSSGRFLADSIDAKARQRLAEWRLGQK from the coding sequence ATGCCACGCCCTTCACCGCAAGCTGTTTTGCTCGTTGACGGATACAACGTGATCGGATTATGGTCTTACCTACAAGAGACCCGCGATCGCGACGGGCTGGAATACGCTCGTAAAGCCCTAGTCGAGGCATTGGTTAACTATAGTGCTTACAAAGGCTTTGATACTCAGGTTGTCTTTGATGCCCAGTACCAAGATACGCGGGGCTATTGCGAACCTGTCACGAACGTTTTATCTGTTTATTACACCGATTTTGGGCAGACAGCAGACACATACATAGAAAAAGCCTGTGCTTCCTATAGTCGCAACTTCTCCAGAAACTCGCCGCGATTGATTGTTGCCACATCCGACAGGGCGCAGCAACTAACAGTAGTCGGGTATGGGGCAGAATGTATGTCAGCCCTACAGCTAAGCTACGACGTGGAATCTACAGCTAATTGCCTGCGGCGGAGAAATAAACCTAAGAAAAAATCATCAGGTCGGTTTTTAGCTGATTCTATTGATGCGAAAGCCCGCCAGCGTCTGGCTGAGTGGCGTTTGGGTCAAAAATAG